A region from the Amycolatopsis camponoti genome encodes:
- a CDS encoding 3-oxoacyl-ACP reductase family protein codes for MTLDGKVALVTGGSRGIGAATALRLAEDGAHVALTYVNNAARAAEVVEQIKNLGRRALAIQADSADASAVSAAVSAVVAEFGRLDVLVNNAGVGFVGAFTETSLEDVDRVLAVNVRGVFAATQAAAGVLGEGGRVITIGSCVTDRVPGPGMALYATSKAAMVGLTKALARELGPRGITVNLVHPGPTDTDMNPADGPYAADQRALTTFDRYGSPSEVAAAVSYLASPASAYVTASTLSVDGGHAA; via the coding sequence ATGACCCTCGACGGCAAGGTGGCACTGGTGACGGGCGGCAGCCGTGGCATCGGCGCGGCCACGGCATTGCGGCTCGCCGAGGACGGCGCCCACGTCGCGCTGACGTACGTGAACAACGCCGCGCGGGCGGCCGAGGTGGTCGAGCAGATCAAGAACCTCGGCCGCCGCGCGCTGGCGATCCAGGCGGACTCGGCGGACGCTTCCGCGGTTTCGGCCGCCGTTTCGGCTGTGGTGGCGGAATTCGGCCGGCTCGACGTGCTGGTGAACAACGCGGGCGTCGGCTTCGTCGGCGCTTTCACCGAAACCTCTTTGGAAGACGTCGACCGCGTGCTGGCGGTGAACGTCCGCGGCGTGTTCGCCGCAACCCAGGCGGCCGCGGGAGTCCTGGGCGAAGGCGGCCGCGTGATCACGATCGGCAGTTGCGTCACCGATCGCGTGCCCGGCCCGGGCATGGCCCTGTACGCAACGAGCAAGGCGGCGATGGTCGGCCTGACCAAAGCGCTGGCGCGGGAACTCGGCCCGCGCGGCATCACGGTCAACCTGGTCCACCCGGGCCCGACGGACACGGACATGAACCCGGCCGACGGTCCCTACGCGGCAGACCAGCGCGCGTTGACGACGTTCGACCGCTACGGCTCGCCGTCGGAGGTGGCGGCCGCGGTGTCTTACCTGGCTTCGCCGGCCAGCGCCTACGTGACGGCGTCGACCCTCTCGGTCGACGGCGGTCACGCGGCTTAG